In a single window of the Pelagibacterium sp. 26DY04 genome:
- the murC gene encoding UDP-N-acetylmuramate--L-alanine ligase — MNTKMPRDIGPVHFIGIGGIGMSGIAEVLHTQRYTVRGSDQATNANVQRLQAMGIEVMIGQKAENIGDAAVVVVSSAIKKDNPELKEARAKGLPIVRRAEMLAEIMRFKNAIAIGGTHGKTTTTSMVAALLDAGQFDPTVINGGIINAYGTNARLGQGDWMVVEADESDGTFVKLPADVAVVTNIDPEHLDHYHDFDGVKKAFRNFVENVPFYGFAVMCLDHPTVQALVGEIEDRRMITYGRNPQADVRLIEVSNDNGTSRFSVVIRDRISGKTRKIAGLELPMPGMHNVLNATAAIAVAQELKISDEQIRAGLKGFGGVKRRFTKTGEVNGITVIDDYGHHPVEISSVLRAARQSARRDVIAVVQPHRYSRLHDLFDDFSACFNEADTVLVAPVYAAGESPIEGVSHTELVDRIRARGHRDARAIAGPQELAGLIAERASEGDYVVCLGAGNITLWAAALPGELEAELAGKARASA; from the coding sequence ATGAACACAAAGATGCCACGCGACATCGGCCCCGTGCACTTCATCGGCATCGGGGGGATCGGGATGAGCGGCATCGCAGAGGTGCTGCATACCCAGCGCTACACGGTGCGGGGATCGGACCAGGCGACCAACGCCAATGTGCAGCGGCTGCAGGCGATGGGCATCGAGGTGATGATCGGGCAGAAGGCCGAGAACATCGGCGACGCGGCCGTGGTGGTCGTATCCTCGGCCATCAAGAAGGACAATCCCGAACTCAAGGAAGCCCGCGCCAAGGGGCTGCCGATCGTGCGGCGGGCCGAGATGCTGGCCGAGATCATGCGCTTCAAGAACGCCATCGCGATCGGGGGCACGCATGGGAAGACCACGACGACCTCGATGGTGGCGGCGCTGCTCGATGCGGGACAGTTCGACCCCACGGTCATCAATGGTGGGATCATCAACGCCTATGGCACCAATGCTCGGTTGGGGCAGGGCGATTGGATGGTGGTCGAGGCCGACGAGAGCGACGGAACGTTCGTGAAGCTGCCGGCCGATGTGGCGGTGGTCACCAATATCGATCCCGAGCATCTCGACCACTACCACGACTTCGACGGGGTCAAGAAGGCGTTCCGCAATTTCGTCGAGAACGTGCCGTTCTACGGCTTTGCCGTGATGTGCCTCGACCATCCCACAGTGCAGGCGCTGGTGGGCGAGATCGAGGACCGGCGGATGATCACCTATGGGCGCAACCCCCAGGCGGACGTGCGGCTCATCGAGGTTTCCAACGACAACGGCACCAGCCGGTTCTCGGTGGTGATCCGCGACAGGATCAGCGGCAAGACGCGCAAGATCGCCGGGTTGGAACTGCCCATGCCGGGCATGCACAACGTGCTCAATGCGACCGCGGCGATTGCAGTGGCGCAGGAGCTCAAGATCAGCGACGAGCAGATCAGGGCCGGGCTCAAGGGGTTTGGCGGGGTCAAGCGGCGGTTCACCAAGACCGGGGAGGTCAATGGGATCACGGTGATCGATGATTACGGGCATCACCCGGTGGAAATATCCTCGGTGCTGCGGGCTGCGCGGCAATCGGCCCGGCGTGATGTGATCGCGGTGGTGCAGCCGCACCGCTATTCGCGGCTTCACGACCTGTTCGACGATTTCTCGGCCTGCTTCAACGAGGCCGACACCGTGCTGGTGGCGCCGGTCTATGCGGCGGGGGAAAGCCCGATCGAGGGCGTGTCGCATACCGAGCTGGTGGATCGCATCAGGGCGCGCGGGCATCGCGATGCGCGGGCGATTGCGGGACCCCAAGAGCTGGCAGGGTTGATCGCGGAACGGGCGAGCGAAGGCGACTATGTGGTGTGCCTGGGGGCGGGGAACATCACGCTCTGGGCGGCGGCGCTGCCCGGTGAACTTGAGGCGGAACTTGCGGGCAAGGCACGGGCCAGCGCATGA
- the murB gene encoding UDP-N-acetylmuramate dehydrogenase, with amino-acid sequence MSFPDLLPQLAGWTDTVRGTLIANHPLAKVSWFRVGGPAQLYFEPADEADLALYLKNLPADIKVTVIGLGSNLLIRDGGIDGVVVKLPAKAFGGVEVLEGNRIRAGAGLPDVKIATAAAKAGVDGLQFFRGIPGAVGGALYMNAGCYGTETRERVVSLRGVTRRGEIIELSNADMDYSYRHSNGPEGVIFTSAVFEGAPGDSEEILAKMREITDRRESTQPTNTRTGGSTFKNPDGLSAWKLVDEAGCRGLRIGDAQVSEMHTNFLINLDAASAHEIETLGETVRAKVREKHGIELNWEIRRMGHFEAGREVREFLDGGVFAGVQ; translated from the coding sequence ATGAGTTTTCCCGATCTTTTGCCGCAGCTTGCCGGATGGACGGACACGGTGCGGGGCACGCTGATTGCCAACCATCCGCTCGCCAAGGTGAGCTGGTTCCGCGTGGGCGGGCCGGCGCAGCTTTATTTCGAGCCGGCCGATGAGGCCGATCTTGCGCTGTACCTCAAGAACCTGCCTGCCGATATCAAGGTGACGGTGATCGGGCTGGGATCGAACCTTCTGATCCGCGACGGCGGGATCGACGGGGTCGTGGTCAAGCTGCCGGCCAAGGCGTTCGGCGGGGTTGAGGTGCTGGAGGGCAATCGCATTCGCGCGGGCGCCGGGCTGCCGGACGTCAAGATCGCGACGGCGGCGGCCAAGGCCGGGGTCGATGGGTTGCAATTCTTCCGCGGAATTCCGGGGGCGGTCGGGGGTGCGCTCTATATGAATGCGGGGTGCTATGGCACCGAGACGCGCGAACGGGTGGTGAGCCTGCGCGGGGTGACGCGGCGGGGCGAGATCATCGAGCTCTCCAACGCGGATATGGATTACAGCTATCGCCACTCGAACGGGCCCGAAGGGGTGATCTTCACCTCGGCGGTGTTCGAGGGGGCGCCGGGGGACAGCGAGGAGATCCTCGCCAAGATGCGCGAGATCACCGACCGGCGGGAATCCACCCAGCCAACCAACACGCGCACGGGGGGATCGACGTTCAAGAACCCCGATGGGCTCTCGGCCTGGAAGCTTGTCGATGAGGCCGGGTGCCGGGGACTGCGCATCGGGGATGCGCAAGTGTCGGAGATGCATACGAACTTTCTCATCAATCTCGATGCGGCGAGCGCGCATGAGATCGAGACGCTGGGGGAGACGGTGCGCGCCAAGGTGCGGGAAAAGCACGGGATCGAGCTCAACTGGGAAATCCGGCGGATGGGGCATTTCGAGGCCGGGCGG